One genomic segment of Pseudoalteromonas sp. GCY includes these proteins:
- the hldE gene encoding bifunctional D-glycero-beta-D-manno-heptose-7-phosphate kinase/D-glycero-beta-D-manno-heptose 1-phosphate adenylyltransferase HldE gives MNLAALQQLNQAKVLVVGDVMLDRYWHGDTGRISPEAPVPVVKVSALEDKAGGAANVAKNIAHLDGKVGLLGLIGEDDNGKTLEAILTKENIESSLVNVVELPTIAKMRVISRHQQVVRLDLEEPFQLSHSQLLLERLKQVVDKYDFVLFSDYNKGALCAISEMIAVAKAAGKTVLIDPKNSDLSLYQGADFITPNLNEFKLAGGDTSCEEALTSSARELLKTSGIGAMLLTRSEQGMSLITSTEKFDFPAQVQEVSDVTGAGDTVIATLTTMLGAGMSAKDAVEVANIAAGIAVSKLGAATVSPEELSRKLGQYLRETGEHYQTPFEEVLKHITFAKQNGETIVFTNGCFDILHAGHVRYLAQAKAMGDRLVVGLNNDESISRLKGPERPINPLKERAMVLSALASVDWVIPFGSVEENDTPAKLIEMVSPDILVKGGDYKVEDIAGAEHVLNQGGKVEVLAFLDGCSTSNVIKKAQLQKS, from the coding sequence ATGAATTTAGCAGCACTCCAACAGCTAAATCAAGCCAAAGTATTGGTAGTTGGTGATGTTATGTTGGATAGATACTGGCATGGAGATACCGGGCGTATTTCTCCAGAGGCTCCTGTACCTGTGGTTAAAGTCAGCGCGTTGGAAGATAAGGCTGGTGGTGCAGCGAACGTTGCCAAAAACATCGCTCACCTAGATGGCAAGGTGGGTTTGCTTGGACTTATCGGCGAAGATGATAATGGTAAAACGCTTGAGGCTATCCTTACCAAAGAAAACATTGAATCTAGCTTAGTTAACGTTGTTGAGCTGCCGACTATCGCGAAAATGCGTGTGATCAGCCGTCATCAGCAAGTGGTCAGACTCGATTTAGAAGAGCCCTTTCAGTTATCTCACAGTCAACTACTACTTGAGCGTCTTAAGCAAGTAGTTGATAAGTATGACTTTGTGTTATTTAGCGACTACAACAAGGGAGCTCTGTGCGCCATTTCAGAAATGATTGCGGTTGCTAAAGCCGCTGGTAAAACGGTACTTATTGACCCTAAAAATAGTGACTTGAGCCTCTATCAAGGTGCTGATTTTATCACGCCTAACTTAAACGAATTTAAACTCGCTGGTGGAGATACAAGCTGCGAAGAAGCACTCACCTCTAGTGCGCGCGAACTACTGAAAACATCAGGGATCGGGGCTATGTTGCTGACTCGCTCCGAGCAAGGCATGTCTTTGATAACCAGTACTGAAAAGTTTGATTTCCCAGCTCAAGTACAGGAAGTCAGCGATGTTACGGGGGCGGGCGATACCGTGATCGCCACACTTACGACGATGTTAGGCGCAGGAATGTCCGCTAAAGACGCGGTGGAAGTAGCAAATATTGCCGCTGGCATTGCAGTGAGTAAACTAGGCGCTGCAACGGTGTCACCGGAAGAATTGAGTCGCAAGCTGGGTCAATATCTTAGAGAAACGGGTGAACACTACCAAACGCCATTTGAAGAAGTGCTTAAGCACATTACTTTTGCCAAGCAAAATGGCGAAACCATTGTGTTTACCAACGGCTGCTTTGATATTCTCCATGCAGGCCATGTACGTTATTTAGCGCAAGCTAAAGCGATGGGCGACAGACTCGTCGTTGGGTTAAATAATGATGAATCGATCTCGCGTCTCAAAGGACCTGAACGCCCAATCAATCCATTGAAAGAGCGGGCTATGGTGTTATCTGCACTCGCTTCTGTGGATTGGGTTATTCCGTTTGGCAGTGTTGAAGAAAATGACACACCAGCTAAGCTGATAGAAATGGTCAGCCCTGACATTTTGGTCAAAGGTGGTGACTATAAAGTAGAAGATATTGCAGGTGCAGAGCATGTGCTTAATCAAGGTGGAAAAGTCGAGGTGTTAGCATTTTTGGATGGCTGCTCGACTTCCAATGTGATTAAAAAGGCACAGCTACAAAAAAGTTAA
- a CDS encoding SIS domain-containing protein encodes MSLNEQVAQSYLASLQRHVDVFETMANYHQECVELLEACQSTLAAGGKVIWFGNGGSAADAQHLAAEFVVRYKLERGPLASIALTTDTSILTAHSNDYHFDSVFERQVQALCKPEDMVIGLTTSGTSPNINLALQAANEIGAFTVALTGRTGGKVKDIAKLPIIIANDETARIQEAHMFIGHWLCEAVDMLVAAEQKA; translated from the coding sequence ATGTCATTGAATGAACAAGTAGCACAAAGCTACTTAGCAAGCTTACAGCGCCATGTTGATGTTTTTGAAACAATGGCAAACTATCACCAAGAATGTGTTGAGCTACTTGAAGCATGCCAAAGCACATTAGCAGCCGGTGGTAAGGTCATTTGGTTTGGTAATGGTGGCAGCGCGGCAGATGCGCAGCATCTAGCTGCAGAATTTGTGGTGCGTTACAAATTAGAGCGTGGTCCTTTGGCTTCGATTGCATTAACTACCGACACCTCAATTTTGACCGCGCACAGCAATGACTATCACTTTGACTCCGTATTTGAACGTCAGGTTCAGGCACTTTGTAAACCGGAAGATATGGTGATTGGTTTAACCACATCAGGCACGAGCCCTAATATCAATTTGGCACTTCAAGCCGCAAATGAAATTGGCGCGTTTACTGTTGCGCTGACTGGTAGAACCGGTGGCAAAGTGAAGGACATTGCTAAATTACCGATTATTATCGCAAACGACGAGACCGCGCGTATTCAAGAAGCGCATATGTTTATTGGTCACTGGTTATGCGAAGCGGTCGATATGCTCGTTGCGGCGGAGCAAAAGGCATGA